A section of the Xylanibacillus composti genome encodes:
- the infC gene encoding translation initiation factor IF-3 — translation MSRDHVINEDIRAKEVRLIGADGEQIGIKPTREALQMAADANLDLVAVAIQAKPPVCRIMDYGKYRYEMQKKEKEARKNQKVVELKEVRFSANIEEHDFQTKLRNVNKFLKDGDKVKCSVRFRGREITHAAIGQRVLERVAKEVEDIAVMERKPKLEGRSMIMILGPNAK, via the coding sequence ATTAGTAGAGATCATGTAATCAACGAAGACATCCGCGCCAAGGAAGTTCGTTTGATTGGAGCAGACGGGGAGCAGATCGGAATCAAGCCGACACGCGAAGCGTTGCAAATGGCTGCCGATGCCAATCTGGACCTGGTGGCTGTTGCCATACAAGCAAAACCGCCGGTGTGCCGGATTATGGATTACGGGAAATACCGCTACGAAATGCAGAAGAAAGAAAAGGAAGCCCGTAAGAATCAGAAGGTCGTCGAACTGAAGGAAGTGCGTTTCAGCGCGAACATCGAGGAGCATGATTTCCAGACGAAGCTGCGCAACGTGAACAAGTTTCTGAAGGACGGCGATAAGGTCAAATGCTCGGTTCGCTTCCGCGGACGGGAAATTACACATGCGGCCATCGGCCAACGGGTGCTCGAGCGCGTGGCGAAGGAAGTGGAAGATATCGCCGTAATGGAGCGCAAGCCCAAACTGGAAGGCCGCAGCATGATCATGATTTTGGGACCGAACGCGAAATAA
- the rpmI gene encoding 50S ribosomal protein L35 gives MPKMKTHRGAAKRFSKTGTGKIKRNQAYKRHILTSKSPKQKRQLRGSEIMAKGDAKRIEQLITYVK, from the coding sequence ATGCCGAAAATGAAAACACATCGTGGTGCCGCCAAGCGTTTCAGCAAAACAGGCACTGGCAAAATCAAACGGAACCAAGCGTACAAGCGTCACATCCTGACCAGCAAATCGCCGAAGCAAAAGCGCCAGCTGCGCGGCAGCGAGATCATGGCCAAGGGCGATGCGAAGCGCATTGAACAACTGATCACTTACGTGAAATAA
- the ilvB gene encoding biosynthetic-type acetolactate synthase large subunit has product MSAQTTAVLDEDLRSRLLKPDVITGSEILLRSLLLEGVDCVFGYPGGAVLYIYDAMHGNKDFNHLLTRHEQGAIHAADGYARSTGKVGVCIATSGPGATNLVTGIATAYMDSVPLVVITGNVATTAIGTDAFQEADITGITMPITKHSYLVRNVEDLPRIIHEAFHIANTGRKGPVLIDIPKDISAQKTRFEWKEEVNIRGYNPTVQPNKLQVERLVKAIEEAERPVILAGGGVVYAGAHEQLLELVNKARIPVTTTLLGLGGFPSGHELWMGMPGMHGTFTANTALQNCDLLISIGARFDDRVTMAVKGFAPKAKIAHIDVDPAEIGKTVPTAIPCVGDVKAVLELVNEKVKPAKSAAWIDQVQTWKEEKPLRYKDSDTELKPQYVIEMIHEATKGEAIVTTDVGQHQMWAAQYYRFNHPRSWITSGGLGTMGFGFPSAIGAQMGNPDRLVVSINGDGGMQMCSQELAICAIHNIPVKIVVINNQVLGMVRQWQEIIYDNRYSHIDLAGSPDFVKLAEAYGVKGLRATNKEEARKAWQEAMNTPGPVLIDFVVRKGENVFPMVTQGNTIDQMIMGDEE; this is encoded by the coding sequence ATGAGTGCTCAAACGACGGCAGTTCTCGATGAAGATTTGCGAAGCAGGCTGCTTAAGCCGGATGTCATTACGGGTTCAGAAATTTTACTTCGATCTTTGCTGTTGGAGGGTGTGGATTGCGTCTTTGGCTATCCGGGCGGTGCGGTACTGTACATTTACGACGCCATGCACGGCAACAAGGACTTCAACCATCTCTTGACGCGTCACGAACAAGGGGCGATCCATGCGGCTGACGGCTATGCGAGATCTACAGGGAAGGTCGGGGTTTGCATTGCGACCTCGGGACCTGGCGCCACGAACTTGGTCACGGGAATTGCGACCGCGTATATGGATTCGGTGCCGCTCGTCGTCATTACCGGCAACGTGGCGACAACCGCCATCGGTACAGACGCGTTCCAGGAAGCGGACATTACCGGCATTACGATGCCGATCACGAAGCACAGCTACTTGGTGCGCAACGTGGAGGACTTGCCGCGCATCATTCACGAGGCCTTCCACATCGCCAATACAGGGCGGAAGGGCCCGGTGCTGATCGATATCCCGAAGGATATTTCTGCACAGAAAACGAGGTTCGAGTGGAAGGAAGAAGTGAACATCCGCGGATATAATCCGACCGTCCAGCCGAACAAGCTGCAGGTGGAACGGCTGGTGAAGGCGATTGAAGAGGCAGAGCGCCCGGTCATCCTGGCTGGCGGCGGTGTCGTGTATGCAGGTGCCCATGAGCAGCTCTTGGAGCTTGTGAATAAAGCCAGGATACCCGTAACGACCACACTGCTCGGACTGGGCGGATTCCCTAGCGGCCACGAGCTGTGGATGGGCATGCCAGGCATGCACGGCACCTTTACGGCGAACACTGCCCTGCAAAATTGCGACTTGCTCATCAGCATAGGCGCCCGATTTGACGATCGGGTCACGATGGCGGTGAAGGGCTTCGCCCCGAAAGCGAAGATTGCGCATATTGACGTGGACCCTGCGGAGATTGGCAAGACCGTTCCTACCGCCATTCCGTGCGTAGGCGATGTGAAGGCCGTGCTGGAGCTGGTGAACGAGAAGGTGAAGCCGGCGAAATCTGCGGCCTGGATCGATCAGGTGCAAACGTGGAAAGAGGAAAAGCCGCTGCGCTACAAGGACTCGGATACGGAGCTCAAGCCGCAGTATGTGATCGAGATGATTCACGAAGCGACCAAGGGCGAGGCGATTGTAACGACAGACGTCGGCCAGCACCAAATGTGGGCAGCCCAGTACTACCGCTTTAACCATCCGCGTTCCTGGATAACTTCGGGTGGACTCGGCACGATGGGCTTCGGCTTCCCTTCGGCAATCGGCGCGCAGATGGGCAATCCGGACAGATTGGTCGTTTCGATCAACGGGGACGGCGGCATGCAAATGTGCTCGCAGGAGCTGGCGATTTGCGCGATTCACAACATTCCGGTTAAAATTGTGGTCATCAACAACCAAGTGCTCGGTATGGTTCGCCAGTGGCAGGAGATCATTTATGACAACCGCTACAGCCATATCGATCTTGCCGGCAGCCCCGACTTTGTCAAGCTGGCGGAGGCGTACGGTGTGAAGGGACTGCGGGCAACGAA
- the rplT gene encoding 50S ribosomal protein L20, with amino-acid sequence MARVKGGFVTRRRHKKILKLAKGYFGSKHRLFKTANAQVMKSLLYAYRDRRQRKRDFRRLWIVRINAAARLNGLTYNKLMHGLKLAGVDMNRKILADLAVNDSKAFADLAGIAKQKINA; translated from the coding sequence ATGGCAAGAGTTAAAGGCGGGTTTGTCACTCGTCGTCGTCATAAAAAGATTTTGAAGTTGGCTAAAGGATATTTCGGTTCCAAGCACAGATTGTTCAAGACTGCCAATGCGCAAGTAATGAAATCCTTGCTGTATGCATACCGTGACCGCCGTCAGCGCAAGCGCGATTTCCGCAGATTGTGGATCGTGCGGATCAACGCGGCTGCGCGCCTGAACGGATTGACTTACAACAAGTTGATGCACGGCTTGAAGCTGGCAGGCGTGGACATGAACCGCAAAATCCTCGCCGATCTGGCAGTGAACGATTCCAAAGCTTTTGCAGACCTCGCAGGTATTGCGAAGCAGAAAATCAACGCCTAA